The following nucleotide sequence is from Mangifera indica cultivar Alphonso chromosome 17, CATAS_Mindica_2.1, whole genome shotgun sequence.
GGAGAGTCGAGTTGAAATTCATTTATGGTGTCGAGTCAAGCCAACtttgaactcaatttgataTTGTAGTCAAACAGAAAATGActaaaacaacataattttaatacacATGAGTTCTTCTTGTGGGTCTTTCCTCTGTTGTTAGTCGCTTAGTGCTACTTCCCTTGTTTACTGATGACCAAGGGGGATTCTTGTTGGATGATGAAATAGGAAAGGTGTCTAGGCTTGTGAGCTTGACTAGTTAAACACATCTAAATCTTGAActtgatatttaattttcaaactcaaatttgagtttgcttgaattgaatttattttaagcTCATTCAATATGAGtttattttcaagtttgaaaaagcgCTCCTAGAATTCAACCTTGCGAGGGTCtttgagaaaaaaagaaaatttgggtGTTCAGCTCCACAGAATTGCGCCAAAAGATGATAAGAGATGTGCCGAGTGCTGACCAAACACCGCACTACTGCCGCTATCAGACATTCTTTCCTTCATCAATTTAGTAATTGGTCCACGGTTTCTCAAAAATATCGTCAGACGCAGatttttacaaaaaaacaaaCCTCCCTTCTTGTGTTAAACAGACGTATCACTGTTCATCACACTTTTATATTTGGCCTTTCGATTTCAAAATCTCTTCTTGTGTTAAaacttcttcttcctcttccctGTTAAAAgctttttctttgaatttcaaggCCAAAAAacgtataaattaatatacctGCCCCCAGCCCCACATGCTTTACTTCtgccaaaatttaaattaacccAGAAACAAGACATATTTATATGCACTTGAGTTAAAGGCTTTGTtcttcaagtttgaaaaaatgcTAGAAAAGGGTGAAATTCGACGCTATATTACAAAACAAGAGCTCTGTTCGATGTGTGTTAACTGGTTTTGTCTTACCTTGCCTTTTTTCCATACATGTAAAAACAAGGGGCTTGTATTAAAGAAATTGTTTTGTTAAGAGAAAAATTTGGTCTCTTTTATATATGTACAACCagtttataaattcaaaattaaacgaTTTAGATTTCTTTTGTCTGCAGGCATCTTGCCAATCATGGGCCTTGATTCTTTAATTGCTTGGTTTTGCTGTTTCCTGGATGCCCCTTCAATGCTTGCAGGTTTGAATTTTGCTTTACTAACAGATACTATGTTTTAGTTTTCAGAAATTAATTAGGACACTGAGGgaattagggttgaatttgagtcaaatcaaatcaaactccaGCTTTAATTCATTAAGCTCGCCCCAAATTATTTAAGCTCGATTCACTTAAAGGAAGCCAAACTCCTATCGAGCTTTGACCTCGATATAATATTATAGTCaagcaaaaattattaaaacaacttcgttttaatttatattaatcaaaatgatgttgttttaatcgatttgtataaaaaatttttaaactctaaaGTTTGACGAACCGGATACCtctaaaactcaagtttaaaaatatttaactttcagGTTTTgttcatttgaactaaactcattTCGGGcttgttttcaagtttgaataaGCTCGGTACAGattatttgatgaatttattaatcatttatcAATATGTTTTTGGTGAAACATCTCCTTCATTTGGACTGTGTTTCTACAAGTAGGACATTCTTTGCGTTTGAATAAGATGTTTGTACATCATTTCAAATTACAAagttaattaaaacaataattgaaGATTAATTAAGGGATTTAAATTCTCATTAATCTATCGTCGGAATTGTGTGAAAAGCTCAAACTTAAGTCCATCCATACAAAGAAAATTGGGACACCTTTATCACCAACTTTATCTCATCTTTTCAAGTTTCAAATTGAAAAGACTACCCAACCAACCTCAAAAGCCTTCTGAAGCATCCATCGCATTTTGTCTCGTCAGTATTTTTCAAAAGATTATAAGAAACTGCTACCAATTTTTTCTCATCGAAAGCAACAAAAAGCTACTTCCAGTCTTGATAGAATTTTCCTTATTTCTTCCCATCTTTTCAAATGCAGATCCCTCAAACAAACTAGCTAGAGAAGAAGATAAGTAAAATACTATGAAATTTAAAGATAAGTCtaatgtaattgaatttgtAAACAAAAACTGGAAGAAAACAGTATTTGTTTTCTTCAAGAAGACAAGTTAGAGAGAGAACAAAGCTTCCGAAATCTCTGAAAAGGCCTCCAGAATAATCCTATGGTGATGATACGAgttgagagaaagaaaacacTGCAAGAGTTGCTCAAGGTCCTTAGCTGCAAATATCTGCTTTTCGACGATCATTTCCACCATTGATGTCCTGAAGTCGTTATACGGATCACTTGAACTCTTCACCAtggcaaaactatctttcatttttccttCTGATAGTGGAAAAATACCTATTTGATCATTACTCTTAGAAGCGACTCTTCGACGGCGAGTTCCTCGCTTTTTCAGGCGAGAACGGTGGTGCTTGAGAGACTCATGAGAGGATTCTGAAGAGTGAGTTCTTGAAGAGAAAAGGGTCTCAGTCTCATCATCTTCTCTTTCATCATCACTGCTAAACCACCAACTTCCATTTCTAAAACTATCTTGAGAAGATGAGCTTAAATTAACATggcttcttttcttcttcttccttttcttgtttttcgaagactctttctttttctctttgaacCCAAACTGTTTACACTCATAATAAAGAGAATTCAGTGGCGATATGGGCGAGGCAGGAGGGGACATGCGTCCATTACTGGCTGCTACAACAAAAGGAGAGCATCGCTCTGACACTTTACGTCTGGGGAGATCGTCAAAAGACTCAAAGCAGCTGTGATCAACAACCATGTTGCTGGCTTCTGGGCATCTGGGTTTGCAAACTGAAGGAGAAGGTCGAGCTTGTGGAGATAAAGGCTCAACCATGTGGAAGTTCTTGTTGTTTTGTGGGGAAAAAACGGCTTTTTCGATCACGTCCGATATGTTTCGGAGCCGGCACGAGCTAATTGAGGCTCGAAACATGCGGGAGATTAGTGACTTGAATCCGGTTTCCATTGAAAaatcgagagagagagagagagtttgtGAGAAACAGAAATTTGAAGGAAGAGACGGCGGCCTGTAAGGGAAATATGACAATGAGAGAAACCGAAGCTGATGTCTTGTAGACAATAATTTAatgggttttttatttttcctgttTTTGGTCTTCCCCTTTGTCCTTTTTGAGGAAAAACAAATGGGAAGAGAAGAcgttgataattttatcttgaaatataattatatttgaaaatactCTCCtccattaaataaaaacaaaatccacCACTCAGGAGATAActtctaattcaaattcaatgtaTAGAAATTCAGTAAATGCCGAAGAGTAGGTAGGGCCCAAATTCTTAAGTGAAGTGTTAATTTGGTTTTAGACTTTTAAGTTgtatttgaaattcaaattgtataGAATAGGCATGCTAGAGTATGCATGGTCAACATAATTAACCCAATAATAAGTAAACGATGCTAAGaagattacaaattattaaaaccagCTAAATTCGAAATTGAGCTTGATTTAAGCCAAATTCGAATCCagtcctctctctctctctctctctctctctctatatatatatatatatatatatatatatatatatatatttatttgataacacAAAATTCTCTCTATATTAATGGGTAGAACATTATTTTATTCCCAACAGTTACTGGCTACTGCTACTGCAGTATCTAAAAGTAGTATAACCATTGACATACGGCCTTGACTTGATGACATATACCTTTTAGGCCAAAACAATTATTCCCGCCCAAAAGTATCTTGAAacccaaatttatattttccactttcaaaaatctaaatatttatttataaataaaattttattaaaaatttcagttagaattACAGGTAAAaccataatttattaaaaaaatttaaaaaactaaaattttattatattttctttcttatatttaaaaaactcacaatttctcttcaatccaaagtttgaaaagtgacaaatatcCCTTAGAGTTTTTTTCACTTCTCTCTAATGTCAATTCGCTGTCTTCAGTCGTTGGTTGTCCTACCTCCCATCTTatctctcccttctctcttgAATTGTCTTCAATCGAATCATCTTCGTCAATTAGAAAGGGAAGGGAGAGACTGGGAGAGAGAGATGGCGAATCGTCGTTAGagggaagaggaacaaaccctgAAGAAgtatttgtcactttttaaactttgggttaaggaaaattatgagatttttaaacttagagaggaaaatatgataaaatttaatttttttaaatttttagtaaataacaattttacctttaaccataactatgatttttaataaaaatttacttataagtaaatgtttaagtttttgaaagttatatgATAGGAGTTTCAgtttttactataccttgggtgggaataagtcttttagcgtatcttttattattatatacactCTTTACATTctttaaaggccaaatgacttattttcCTTCCGAATGgaacaataaatttatgttttttaaatttagacaGTTTGATTTCTCacattttatgtaattttgttaataatttttattatttgaaagaataaaaatattcttttaacatcagttaaaaaataactattattGGAAATATAATTAGGCGttcttttataatataattttaaaagagttaCATATGTTGGGCCTTTCCCTTGTTAAATTATGGGTAcccattttttttgaaaattactcGTTCATAGAAATGGGCGTATTTTCTTTAGCACTTTCTTTGTACATGTTGCCCGTTGCTATCATCCCAGCGGCTACCTTACTAATTTACCTCACCATTGTATTCATCACATCGAAATCTGATGTTTGCATGTTTGTGGGAATCGGTGTATGCACTGACATacagcagaaaaaaaaaaacggtattatattttgaaatgtGAGATTTTAGAGTGAATTACAAAGGTTATATTGCTCCCTTTTTCCTCGTTTGAAATGCCAAAAACTTTTAGTCACGTTTTCAATGTCTAATGGtggatatatttata
It contains:
- the LOC123200363 gene encoding transcription repressor OFP8-like, which codes for METGFKSLISRMFRASISSCRLRNISDVIEKAVFSPQNNKNFHMVEPLSPQARPSPSVCKPRCPEASNMVVDHSCFESFDDLPRRKVSERCSPFVVAASNGRMSPPASPISPLNSLYYECKQFGFKEKKKESSKNKKRKKKKRSHVNLSSSSQDSFRNGSWWFSSDDEREDDETETLFSSRTHSSESSHESLKHHRSRLKKRGTRRRRVASKSNDQIGIFPLSEGKMKDSFAMVKSSSDPYNDFRTSMVEMIVEKQIFAAKDLEQLLQCFLSLNSYHHHRIILEAFSEISEALFSL